The genome window GCAACGCCGAGGATGCGCGGATCGCGAGCGGCACGACGATCATTCTGGCCGACGCGCCGGTGGTGGCTGCGGCGACGGTGATGGGCGGCGGGCCTGGCACACGCGAGCGCGACGCCATCGGCCTCGAAGGCACGGTCGGCGCGGCGGACGCCATCGTGCTTTCCGGCGGGAGCGCCTTCGGCCTCGACGCGGCGAGCGGCGTGCAGACATGGCTTCGCGAAAACGGGCGCGGCTTTCAGGTGGGCCCCGTGCGCGTGCCCATCGTCCCGCAGGCGATCCTGTTCGATCTCATCAACGGCGGCAATAAGGACTGGGGCCGCGAGGCGCCCTATCGCGAGCTTGGCTTCAAGGCGGCCGAGGCGGCGGGCGGCGATTTCGCGCTCGGTTCGGCAGGTGCGGGCTATGGCGCGACGGTTGCACGCGGCGCCGGGCTTTCCATGCGCGGTGGCCTCGGCAGCGCGTCCGAGCGCCTGACGTTCGGCGGCGAATCGGTGGTCGTCGGCGCGCTCACGGCCGTGAATGCGGCAGGCGCGGTGACGGTCGCGGACACGCCGCATTTCTG of Rhodomicrobium vannielii ATCC 17100 contains these proteins:
- a CDS encoding P1 family peptidase; translation: MRNLITDVEGLRVGNAEDARIASGTTIILADAPVVAAATVMGGGPGTRERDAIGLEGTVGAADAIVLSGGSAFGLDAASGVQTWLRENGRGFQVGPVRVPIVPQAILFDLINGGNKDWGREAPYRELGFKAAEAAGGDFALGSAGAGYGATVARGAGLSMRGGLGSASERLTFGGESVVVGALTAVNAAGAVTVADTPHFWAAPYEHGGEFGGLGLPYPLPPEAARPVLKYGALAGANTTLCVVATDAPLTQTQAKRIATMAAAGMARAIHPVFSPLDGDIVFALATGRAALSDRDTALPYIGAAAANCLARAIARGVYEASASLPDGTQSYRNLFASA